The following proteins come from a genomic window of Corynebacterium falsenii:
- a CDS encoding TadA family conjugal transfer-associated ATPase: MRGKRALLGAWAGKQLAAERERALPDLDDRAAVVDFVRNELAEQGIVAPDEQAISASLRGAATVDAVVHVQQELSGLGALAEPLMDPRVTDVVLNGDGSVWCDAGSGMTRYPCAPIAADAARSIAVRLAMACGQRLDDAQPCADGVLINLPPGVCAGAVRVHAVLAPPAAGAACVSLRALSKSFTTLDDLRKTGMMSAQMTSVLRGVVRGRRNVVISGGTGAGKTTLLAALMAEVGPDERTVVIEDTPELLIEHPHVVAMSTRRGNAEGAGEISMRYLVRQSLRMRPDRIVVGEIRGAEVADLLVALNTGHAGSAGTIHANSPHAVPGRLEALAAMGGMPLASLRRQAADGIDVLVHVVKTDGGRRVTHLATLDRRGEDLAIREVWNGRPKAGWQEFCHGLPGVGEAGAA, translated from the coding sequence ATGCGGGGGAAACGTGCGTTGCTGGGCGCGTGGGCCGGTAAGCAGCTGGCGGCGGAACGGGAGCGGGCGCTGCCGGACCTCGACGATCGGGCGGCGGTGGTTGATTTTGTGCGCAACGAGCTGGCTGAACAGGGCATCGTCGCGCCGGATGAGCAGGCGATCTCGGCAAGTTTGCGAGGCGCGGCGACGGTTGATGCGGTGGTGCACGTCCAGCAGGAACTGTCCGGGCTGGGGGCGCTGGCCGAGCCGCTAATGGATCCGCGTGTGACGGACGTGGTGCTCAACGGCGATGGCAGTGTGTGGTGCGATGCCGGCAGCGGCATGACCCGCTACCCGTGCGCGCCGATTGCCGCCGATGCGGCCAGGTCCATTGCGGTGCGGCTGGCCATGGCATGCGGGCAGCGGCTCGACGACGCCCAACCGTGCGCAGACGGCGTGCTCATCAACCTGCCGCCGGGCGTGTGCGCCGGGGCCGTGCGCGTCCACGCCGTGCTGGCGCCTCCCGCGGCAGGGGCAGCGTGCGTGAGCCTGCGCGCGCTCAGCAAGAGTTTCACCACCCTGGATGACCTGCGGAAAACCGGCATGATGAGCGCTCAGATGACTAGCGTGCTGCGGGGCGTGGTACGCGGTCGGCGCAACGTGGTCATTAGCGGCGGGACGGGCGCGGGTAAGACCACGCTGCTGGCTGCACTCATGGCTGAGGTGGGGCCGGACGAGCGAACCGTGGTGATTGAGGACACCCCAGAGCTGCTCATCGAGCATCCGCACGTGGTGGCCATGAGCACGCGCCGGGGCAACGCGGAGGGGGCCGGGGAGATTTCCATGCGCTACCTGGTGAGGCAGAGCCTGCGGATGCGCCCCGATCGCATCGTGGTCGGGGAGATCCGCGGCGCGGAGGTGGCCGACCTCCTCGTCGCGCTCAACACCGGGCACGCGGGTAGTGCCGGGACGATCCACGCGAACAGTCCGCATGCGGTACCGGGGCGGTTGGAGGCGTTGGCGGCGATGGGCGGGATGCCGTTGGCGTCGTTGAGGAGGCAGGCCGCTGACGGGATTGACGTGCTCGTTCATGTGGTGAAGACGGATGGTGGGCGGCGCGTTACGCACCTGGCCACGCTCGACCGGCGTGGTGAGGATCTGGCGATCCGCGAAGTGTGGAACGGCCGCCCCAAAGCGGGGTGGCAGGAGTTTTGCCACGGACTTCCCGGCGTGGGTGAGGCGGGTGCTGCATGA